A region of the Longimicrobiaceae bacterium genome:
TCAGAGGTACTTCGCCACGATCCTGCGGATGTCCCCCAGGGTCGCCTCCCTGAACTCCGGGTCCCCCGCCTTTTCCGCCGCGCTGCACAGCTGGGCGACGAGCTGCAGGTCGGTCTCGGGGACGGCCACCTGGAAGTCGGCGCCTGCGAGCCGGTGGAACGTCCGCATCTCCTGCCCGGTGTAGAGCTGGATGGATGGCTTCCTGCGTCCGAAGAGGTTCGCGATCAGGTGCACGTGGGTTTCTTGCCGAAGGGGTCGAGGTGCTGGAGCGTGGAATCCGCGGAACGGGAAAAACGTGCCAGGACGGAGGGGGCGCCCGGGTCTCCGGCACCGTTCGCCTGAACCGCCGCCGAGGGAATTGCCGCCGGCTCGGGGCCGGCGCATGTTACCTCGCATCACATCGTCCTGAACGGGTGGACACGGGAAGCATGGAGATCTTCAGGGAGTTCACCTTCGAGGCGGCGCACCGGCTCCCCAACGTCCCGGAGGGGCACAAGTGCGCGCGGCTGCACGGCCACTCGTTCCGCGTGCGGATCCACGTGGCGGGCCCGTTGCACCCCGAGCTGGGGTGGGTGATGGACTTCGGGGAGATCAAGGACGCGTTCAGGCCCATCCACGAGCAGCTCGACCACAGCTACCTGAACGACGTCCCCGGGCTGGAGAACCCCACGAGCGAGGTGCTGGCCCGGTGGATCTGGGACCGGTTGGCGCCGAAGCTCCCGGGGCTCAGCAAGGTGGCCGTGCGGGAGACGTGCACCTCGGGGTGCGTGTACCGGGGCAGGGGATAGCCGTCGCCCCACGCGCGAGCCGGCCGGGCTCGCCGCAAGGGCAGGAGCAGCAGAACTGCTTGAAAACAAAAGCCTTGCCTTCCTGTACGCCGCACTACATATGTATCTGCACAGCCCTCTCAGTCCCCCCTCCCGGAGGTCCCATGCTCCAGCTCATCCGTGACTTCATCTTCCCGAAGGCGTACGACTTCAGCGCGAAGCCGCGCAAGCGCACCGCCTCCGCGCCGAGGCCTGCG
Encoded here:
- the queD gene encoding 6-carboxytetrahydropterin synthase QueD, encoding MEIFREFTFEAAHRLPNVPEGHKCARLHGHSFRVRIHVAGPLHPELGWVMDFGEIKDAFRPIHEQLDHSYLNDVPGLENPTSEVLARWIWDRLAPKLPGLSKVAVRETCTSGCVYRGRG